Proteins co-encoded in one Jeotgalibacillus malaysiensis genomic window:
- a CDS encoding dihydrolipoamide succinyltransferase — MAEIKVPELAESITEGTIAQWLKQPGDEVEKGEYIVELETDKVNVEVISEEAGVIKELKAEEGDTVEVGQVIAIVEAGEGGGSSSEEQSEEKSADAEEVKEDDKSEEKTSDQSSEKQESTEKKERTIASPAARKLAREKGIDLSAISTQDPMGRVRKQDVEAHGNAQQEKKQEAAPKKQEKPAAKKDDGKPVTREKMSRRRQTIANRLVEVQQTAAMLTTFNEIDMTNVMDLRKRKKDKFHETHDVRLGFMSFFTKAVVAALKKYPYVNAEIDGDEVILKHYYDVGVAVSTDDGLVVPIVRDCDRKNFAEIEQEIVNLAEKAKNKKLQLSDLQGGSFTITNGGVFGSLLSTPILNGPQVGILGMHTIQLRPVAIDAERSENRPMMYIAMSYDHRIIDGKEAVGFLKMVKELLENPEDLLLEG, encoded by the coding sequence GTGGCAGAAATTAAAGTTCCAGAATTAGCAGAATCAATTACAGAAGGTACCATCGCACAATGGCTGAAACAGCCTGGAGATGAAGTAGAAAAAGGCGAATACATTGTAGAACTTGAAACGGATAAAGTAAACGTTGAAGTCATCTCAGAAGAAGCCGGCGTGATTAAAGAGCTGAAAGCTGAAGAAGGCGATACAGTTGAGGTAGGTCAGGTTATCGCAATTGTTGAAGCCGGTGAAGGTGGCGGCAGCTCATCTGAAGAACAGTCAGAAGAAAAGTCTGCTGATGCAGAAGAAGTGAAAGAAGACGATAAATCTGAAGAAAAAACTTCAGATCAATCTTCTGAAAAACAGGAGTCTACTGAGAAAAAAGAACGTACTATTGCATCACCAGCAGCACGCAAGCTTGCAAGAGAAAAAGGAATTGATCTCTCTGCAATTTCAACTCAGGATCCAATGGGCCGCGTGAGAAAACAGGATGTAGAAGCGCACGGTAACGCTCAACAGGAGAAAAAGCAGGAAGCAGCTCCTAAGAAACAGGAAAAGCCTGCTGCGAAAAAAGATGATGGCAAACCGGTGACAAGAGAAAAAATGTCACGCCGCCGTCAGACAATTGCAAACCGTCTGGTTGAAGTACAGCAGACAGCTGCAATGCTGACAACATTCAATGAAATCGATATGACGAATGTAATGGATCTGAGAAAGCGCAAAAAAGATAAATTCCATGAAACACATGATGTGCGCCTTGGTTTCATGTCGTTCTTCACTAAAGCTGTCGTTGCAGCACTGAAGAAATATCCATATGTAAATGCTGAAATTGATGGAGATGAAGTGATTCTTAAGCATTACTACGATGTAGGTGTAGCAGTTTCTACAGATGATGGCCTTGTTGTCCCGATTGTTAGAGACTGTGACCGTAAAAACTTTGCTGAGATCGAACAGGAAATTGTAAACCTTGCTGAAAAAGCTAAGAATAAAAAGCTTCAGTTAAGTGATTTACAGGGAGGGTCATTTACTATCACTAATGGCGGTGTATTTGGATCACTTCTTTCAACGCCAATTCTGAATGGTCCACAGGTCGGAATTCTTGGTATGCATACAATTCAGCTTCGCCCGGTAGCGATTGATGCTGAAAGAAGCGAAAACCGTCCGATGATGTACATTGCAATGTCTTATGACCACCGTATTATCGATGGGAAAGAAGCAGTTGGATTCCTGAAGATGGTTAAAGAGCTTCTTGAGAATCCGGAAGATCTATTACTAGAAGGTTAA
- a CDS encoding membrane protein yields the protein MKFLKRIQFIFHFKKSFPFIKDFFFSSAVHPMKKIITGGLIVAYAAMPADIIPDYLFLVGITDDIAFTTFMLQLAVKMAPPELAEKHQLHIK from the coding sequence ATGAAATTTTTAAAAAGAATACAATTTATTTTTCATTTCAAAAAGTCATTCCCTTTTATAAAGGATTTCTTTTTTTCATCAGCCGTTCACCCGATGAAAAAAATCATAACAGGCGGACTGATCGTTGCTTATGCAGCAATGCCGGCAGATATTATACCTGATTATCTTTTTCTGGTCGGTATTACGGATGATATTGCATTCACTACATTCATGCTTCAACTGGCAGTAAAAATGGCGCCACCTGAACTTGCTGAGAAGCATCAGCTTCACATTAAATAA
- a CDS encoding tellurite resistance protein TelA has protein sequence MEEKQQVKVEERSSKLDDLLANPFGDNEITASNSNTAQPAPKRLADVLSEEDRKQAETLSKQIDPADHQSILQYGTAAQSKLSNFSHAMLDHVQRKDVGPIGDILKELMNRLEQIDPDELSDQKKNVISKLFSRVNRSVNEILSKYQKVGAQVDRISVRLDHSKKSLLDDIQMLDQLYNENKEYFQALNIYIAAAELKREDLEQNVIPSLRSKAEKSSDQMAYQEVNDMMQFLDRLDKRIHDLQLSRQITIQSAPQIRMIQNINQALAEKIQASILTAIPLWKNQIAIALTLFRQQRAVEAQKQVTKTTNELLLKNSEMLKTNSIETAKENERGIVDIETLKTTQSNLVTTLEETLRIQEEGRQKRRQAEGEIQAMEAELKQQLLQLKNNRS, from the coding sequence ATGGAGGAAAAACAACAGGTAAAAGTAGAAGAAAGATCATCTAAGCTTGATGATCTGCTCGCAAACCCATTTGGTGACAATGAAATCACAGCTTCAAACTCAAATACCGCTCAGCCCGCTCCAAAGAGGCTCGCAGATGTGTTGTCTGAAGAAGACCGTAAGCAGGCTGAAACGCTTTCTAAACAAATTGACCCGGCAGATCATCAATCGATACTGCAATACGGTACTGCCGCTCAATCGAAGCTTTCTAACTTTTCACATGCGATGCTTGATCACGTTCAGCGAAAAGACGTCGGACCGATTGGCGATATCTTAAAAGAATTAATGAACAGACTTGAACAGATCGACCCGGACGAGCTGTCAGATCAGAAAAAGAACGTAATCTCAAAACTTTTCAGCCGTGTTAACAGGTCTGTTAATGAGATTCTATCCAAGTATCAAAAAGTCGGTGCTCAGGTAGACCGGATCAGTGTAAGGCTGGATCATTCTAAAAAGTCTCTTCTAGATGATATACAAATGCTTGATCAGCTCTACAATGAAAATAAAGAGTATTTTCAGGCGCTTAATATTTATATCGCAGCAGCTGAATTGAAGCGTGAAGACCTTGAACAAAATGTGATTCCTTCACTGCGAAGTAAAGCTGAAAAAAGCAGCGATCAGATGGCATATCAGGAAGTCAATGATATGATGCAATTTCTAGACAGGCTTGATAAGCGGATTCATGATCTTCAGCTCAGCAGACAAATTACGATCCAAAGTGCACCACAGATCAGAATGATTCAAAATATTAATCAGGCGCTCGCTGAGAAGATTCAGGCATCTATTCTGACAGCAATTCCACTATGGAAAAATCAGATTGCAATCGCGCTTACACTTTTCAGACAACAGCGTGCAGTGGAAGCACAAAAACAGGTAACTAAAACAACAAATGAATTACTGCTGAAGAATTCAGAAATGCTGAAGACTAACAGTATAGAAACTGCTAAAGAAAACGAACGTGGTATTGTGGATATCGAAACACTGAAAACTACCCAGTCAAACCTGGTTACGACGCTTGAAGAAACACTGCGTATTCAGGAAGAAGGACGTCAGAAACGCAGACAGGCTGAAGGCGAAATTCAGGCTATGGAAGCTGAATTAAAGCAGCAGCTGTTACAATTAAAAAATAATCGTTCATAA
- a CDS encoding histidine kinase — MLNEVLTDLEDFYENRNPLVTINDINEGRELAEQIYERGQIIHFYNEDGYEIYQIQRSQGNFSVPFKPVQNTEIERTRVNGSAVLVGRTPVNSNGFNGFIEIIHPLNAYTAQLNYMIFLSVILLIAALLFSSYAAYILSGTFIKPVIQLGQTMKKTQQEGFQHQLPEPENQDEVGGLIEIFNDLMTELEKNFAKQKQFTEDASHEMRTPLQIIEGHLKLIQRWGKKDPEVLEESLDISMQEIDRMKKLVADLLMLSRADREMQSADYQPADCQEVLIKSVKNMQSLYQQRSIDLRAAEGLAAIKTEHLEQILIIFIENAIKYSSDDQKVNVSGVKQQNTYSILIEDFGEGIPKENIPFIFDRFYRVEKSRSREMGGNGLGLSIAKKLLDLYGAQINVESEPGHTVITIHLNLINQG; from the coding sequence ATGCTGAATGAAGTATTAACAGACCTGGAAGACTTTTATGAAAACCGTAATCCACTGGTAACGATTAATGACATTAATGAAGGCAGAGAACTTGCTGAACAAATCTACGAGCGTGGTCAGATTATTCATTTTTACAATGAAGACGGATATGAAATCTATCAGATTCAGCGCTCGCAGGGAAATTTTTCAGTGCCTTTTAAACCTGTACAGAATACTGAAATTGAAAGAACACGGGTGAACGGTTCAGCGGTTCTTGTAGGAAGAACGCCAGTCAATTCAAACGGATTTAACGGATTCATTGAAATCATTCACCCTTTGAATGCTTATACAGCACAGCTCAACTATATGATATTTCTTTCTGTTATCCTATTGATCGCTGCACTTCTCTTTAGCTCTTATGCTGCTTATATTCTTTCAGGTACTTTTATTAAACCTGTGATTCAGCTTGGTCAAACGATGAAAAAAACACAGCAGGAAGGATTTCAACACCAGCTGCCGGAACCGGAAAATCAGGATGAGGTAGGTGGGCTAATTGAAATTTTTAATGACCTGATGACTGAACTTGAAAAAAACTTTGCAAAGCAGAAACAATTCACAGAAGATGCTTCACATGAGATGAGAACCCCGCTTCAGATCATAGAAGGTCATCTGAAACTGATTCAAAGATGGGGTAAAAAAGATCCGGAAGTGCTTGAGGAATCTCTTGATATTTCAATGCAGGAAATTGACAGGATGAAAAAACTGGTAGCAGATTTGCTCATGCTTTCAAGAGCTGATCGTGAAATGCAGTCGGCTGATTACCAGCCTGCTGACTGTCAAGAAGTACTAATCAAAAGCGTGAAAAACATGCAGTCATTATATCAGCAGCGGAGTATTGATCTCCGTGCAGCTGAAGGTTTAGCAGCGATTAAAACAGAACATCTTGAACAGATTCTTATTATTTTTATTGAAAATGCGATTAAATATTCATCGGATGATCAGAAAGTAAATGTTTCAGGGGTAAAGCAGCAGAATACTTATTCTATTTTAATCGAAGATTTTGGTGAAGGTATCCCGAAGGAAAATATCCCCTTTATTTTCGACCGTTTTTATCGTGTCGAAAAGTCAAGAAGCAGGGAAATGGGTGGAAACGGACTCGGATTATCGATTGCAAAAAAACTGCTTGATTTATACGGGGCCCAAATAAATGTCGAAAGTGAACCTGGTCATACTGTCATTACAATTCATTTGAATTTAATCAATCAGGGATAA
- a CDS encoding 2-oxoglutarate dehydrogenase E1, which translates to MRKQSEQQDPSSLTFSGPNLGYMMEMYDLYQEDPSLVDEELQQFFKENGSPYKEKSKQTEVAIEGTDYSKVIAAVQLAEGIRSYGHLAADINPLHDKEKDSERIELETYNLTKEDLEKIPVDILIENSTDEVTNGYEAIEYLRKMYTKTIAFEYSHVHDRKEKKWLKNYIESGSLDAKIEDEKKKSILKRLIQVEGFENFVHKTFVGQKRFSIEGLDTMVPLLDEIILSTVEKGASSINIGMAHRGRLNVLAHVLEKPYEMIFAEFQHAPSKDLIPSEGSTGITYGWTGDVKYHLGADRNVSKDKAKTRVTLANNPSHLEVVSPIVAGYTRAAQETRTNAGIPELEKESSLAIMIHGDAAFPGQGVVAETLNMSQLRGYHTGGSIHIIANNMIGFTTESFDSRSTKYASDTAKGFEVPILHVNADDPEACLAAAIMASEYRAEFGKDFVIDLIGYRRFGHNEMDEPMVTNPDLYSYIKKHDNVRKLYQDKLVSNKTLSGEEADQLIEENTSKLQKAYDTVPKSEKDPDTDMNPPEDVQSMLYNISTAVEYDRLKKLNEDLLTFPESFNVFKKLEKILQRRNDPFEKDGKVDWAHAETLAFGSIVQDGTPIRLSGQDSQRGTFAHRHLVLHDEKTGEEYTPLHHISDANASFCVYNSPLTEAAVVGFEYGYNVFSKETLVLWEAQYGDFANMAQVMFDQFVSSSRAKWGQKSGLVMLLPHGYEGQGPEHSSGRMERFLTLAAENNWTVANLTSSAQYFHILRRQAAILKKEEVRPLVIMTPKSLLRHPVVSRSVNELAEGGFSPILEHPSLGKNEDAVERIVLSSGKVGIDLIERAEKEEDNDWLHLVRVEELYPFPMEQLKEVFSRYKNLKEIIWVQEEPKNMGAWTFVEPRLKELSPEGSEVSYIGRRRRSSPAEGDPTVHKKEQQRILENSVVKG; encoded by the coding sequence ATGAGAAAACAGTCGGAGCAGCAGGATCCATCATCGTTAACTTTTTCCGGCCCAAACCTGGGCTATATGATGGAGATGTACGATCTTTATCAGGAAGATCCATCACTTGTTGATGAAGAATTACAGCAATTTTTCAAAGAAAATGGCTCTCCGTACAAAGAGAAGTCAAAGCAGACAGAAGTAGCGATTGAAGGGACTGATTACAGCAAAGTGATTGCTGCAGTTCAGCTGGCTGAAGGCATTCGTTCATACGGGCACCTTGCAGCTGATATTAATCCGCTTCATGACAAAGAAAAAGATTCAGAAAGAATCGAACTGGAAACGTACAATCTGACTAAAGAGGATTTAGAAAAAATTCCAGTGGATATTCTGATCGAAAACTCGACTGATGAAGTGACAAATGGATATGAAGCCATTGAGTACTTGCGAAAAATGTATACCAAAACAATTGCATTTGAGTATTCACATGTCCATGACCGTAAAGAAAAGAAATGGCTGAAAAATTATATTGAATCAGGTTCACTTGATGCAAAAATTGAAGATGAGAAGAAGAAAAGCATTCTGAAACGCCTGATTCAGGTAGAAGGCTTTGAAAACTTTGTTCATAAAACATTTGTTGGACAGAAGCGATTTTCAATTGAAGGCCTTGATACAATGGTTCCTTTACTCGATGAAATCATCTTATCAACTGTTGAAAAAGGCGCTTCTTCGATCAATATCGGGATGGCGCACCGTGGACGTCTGAATGTCCTGGCCCATGTGCTTGAAAAGCCTTATGAAATGATTTTTGCTGAGTTTCAGCACGCTCCAAGTAAAGATCTGATTCCGTCAGAAGGCTCTACAGGGATTACATATGGATGGACCGGAGATGTAAAATATCATCTCGGAGCCGACCGTAATGTAAGCAAAGATAAAGCAAAGACGCGTGTTACACTTGCTAATAATCCAAGTCACCTTGAAGTAGTCAGCCCAATCGTAGCCGGCTATACAAGAGCAGCGCAGGAAACGAGAACAAATGCAGGTATACCGGAACTTGAAAAAGAATCATCATTAGCAATCATGATCCATGGTGATGCAGCGTTTCCGGGACAGGGTGTGGTTGCAGAAACACTGAATATGAGTCAGCTGAGAGGCTATCATACAGGTGGATCGATTCATATCATTGCTAATAACATGATCGGTTTTACAACTGAATCATTTGATTCCCGCTCAACTAAATACGCTTCAGATACAGCGAAAGGTTTTGAAGTGCCAATTCTGCACGTCAATGCTGATGATCCTGAAGCATGTCTCGCAGCTGCAATTATGGCCAGTGAATACAGAGCAGAATTCGGTAAAGATTTTGTGATTGACCTGATTGGTTACAGACGTTTCGGTCACAACGAAATGGACGAGCCAATGGTGACGAATCCTGACCTGTACAGTTATATTAAAAAACATGATAACGTTCGTAAGCTTTATCAGGATAAATTGGTTTCAAACAAAACGCTTTCGGGCGAAGAAGCTGACCAGCTGATTGAGGAAAATACATCAAAGCTTCAAAAGGCTTATGATACAGTTCCTAAATCTGAAAAAGATCCTGATACAGACATGAATCCTCCAGAGGATGTTCAGTCTATGCTTTATAACATTTCTACTGCAGTAGAATATGACCGGTTGAAAAAACTGAATGAGGATTTACTGACTTTCCCTGAAAGCTTTAATGTGTTTAAGAAGCTTGAGAAGATTCTTCAGAGAAGAAATGATCCATTTGAAAAAGACGGAAAAGTGGATTGGGCGCATGCTGAAACTCTTGCATTTGGAAGTATTGTACAGGATGGTACGCCGATCCGTTTAAGCGGACAGGATTCACAGCGCGGCACATTCGCTCACAGACACCTTGTGCTGCATGATGAAAAAACAGGTGAAGAATATACGCCTCTGCACCATATTTCAGATGCGAATGCTTCATTTTGCGTATATAACAGCCCGCTGACTGAAGCAGCTGTAGTTGGTTTTGAATACGGATACAACGTATTCTCTAAAGAGACACTGGTCCTTTGGGAAGCACAGTATGGAGACTTTGCGAATATGGCTCAGGTCATGTTTGATCAGTTTGTATCTTCAAGCCGAGCTAAGTGGGGACAAAAATCCGGTCTCGTGATGCTGCTTCCGCATGGCTACGAGGGACAGGGACCTGAACACTCATCAGGAAGAATGGAAAGGTTCCTGACACTGGCAGCTGAAAATAACTGGACAGTAGCAAACCTGACCAGCTCTGCGCAGTATTTCCATATTCTGAGAAGACAGGCTGCGATTTTGAAGAAGGAAGAAGTTCGTCCGCTTGTCATCATGACACCGAAGAGCCTGCTGAGACATCCTGTCGTTTCACGCAGTGTGAATGAGCTGGCTGAAGGTGGATTTTCACCAATTCTAGAGCATCCTTCACTTGGTAAAAATGAAGATGCAGTAGAACGTATTGTTTTATCTTCAGGTAAAGTAGGAATTGACCTGATTGAAAGAGCAGAAAAAGAAGAAGATAACGACTGGCTGCATCTGGTTCGTGTTGAAGAACTCTATCCATTCCCAATGGAACAGCTAAAAGAAGTTTTCAGCCGTTATAAGAACTTAAAAGAAATTATCTGGGTACAGGAAGAACCAAAAAATATGGGTGCATGGACATTTGTTGAACCGCGCCTTAAAGAGCTTTCACCAGAGGGATCTGAAGTATCTTATATTGGCAGACGCCGTCGAAGCAGTCCGGCTGAGGGCGATCCGACAGTACACAAAAAAGAACAACAGCGTATTTTAGAAAATTCAGTAGTTAAAGGGTAA
- a CDS encoding cation transporter, with translation MNELRSRLVMIAGHRLFNAVIIGLILLNAVLIGLETYPALYNSYREFFIGADRILLWLFTIEIIIRLIAASSIKQFFKEPWNVFDFIIVLSGHLIAGGHYVTVLRILRVLRVLRTISVIPSLRKIVNALLMTIPSMGTILLLLGIFFYIYGVIGTMLYASIAPEYFGSLHSSLLTLFQVVTLESWASGVMRPILEEDPTSWWYFVTFVLIGTFVIFNLFVGVVVNNVEEADKENRPSPEEVKLAQVQKELEEIKALLKTKKSKG, from the coding sequence ATGAACGAATTGAGATCCCGGTTAGTGATGATTGCCGGACATCGCCTTTTTAATGCAGTGATAATCGGGTTGATCCTGCTCAATGCCGTTTTAATTGGACTTGAGACCTACCCCGCATTGTATAACAGCTATCGCGAATTCTTTATTGGCGCTGACAGAATTTTATTGTGGCTGTTCACTATTGAAATTATTATCAGGCTGATTGCAGCTTCCTCAATCAAACAATTTTTCAAAGAACCTTGGAATGTTTTTGATTTTATCATTGTATTAAGCGGGCATTTGATTGCTGGCGGACATTATGTAACGGTTTTACGTATTTTAAGAGTTTTACGTGTACTGAGAACCATTTCAGTTATTCCATCGCTAAGAAAAATAGTTAATGCGCTATTAATGACTATCCCGTCTATGGGTACAATTTTACTTTTGCTTGGTATATTCTTTTATATTTACGGTGTAATCGGGACAATGCTATATGCATCTATTGCGCCTGAGTATTTCGGCAGTCTTCACAGTTCGCTATTAACCCTGTTTCAGGTTGTCACACTCGAATCATGGGCAAGTGGCGTGATGAGACCAATTCTTGAAGAGGATCCGACCTCCTGGTGGTATTTCGTCACATTTGTTTTAATTGGAACGTTTGTGATTTTCAATCTCTTTGTTGGTGTAGTTGTCAATAATGTTGAAGAGGCAGATAAAGAAAACAGACCTTCCCCTGAGGAAGTAAAATTGGCACAGGTTCAAAAAGAACTTGAAGAAATTAAAGCATTATTAAAAACAAAAAAGAGTAAGGGCTGA
- a CDS encoding acyl-CoA:6-aminopenicillanic acid acyl-transferase, with protein MQKFHIDVIKGKGSYYQLGQTAGHLFRETPLYQTHLKRREKSKKAYQIDFTKAEIHIKSFAPGLWEELKGLTSSLDWSFEDVVHEYSGWQQDWVKSGCSVLMKGGFFARNYDYHPKTYEGRLMIWQPENGYASIGVAGRMIGRIDGMNEKGLCVGFHFVNRKNPGEGFTCSVIARFLLDRCATTDEAVQMLKEIPHRHAFNYTLYDASGNRAIVEASALGVAVRKQTNDYACTNHFETDEKLQENRYQLTESKTRLENIFAQSQTTDSPLEAFYRFNNPDYGIFKKNYGSWSGTIHTVVYDPVNLKAIFGAGENATPLVISFKDWLAGERYPVTKIFGQVDTNERFSHVNRSS; from the coding sequence ATGCAAAAATTTCATATAGATGTGATAAAAGGGAAAGGTTCATATTATCAGCTTGGTCAGACAGCAGGCCACCTTTTTCGTGAAACCCCTCTTTATCAAACGCACTTAAAAAGAAGAGAAAAATCAAAAAAGGCTTATCAAATTGATTTTACTAAAGCAGAAATTCATATTAAGTCGTTCGCTCCGGGATTGTGGGAAGAGCTGAAAGGATTAACAAGCAGTCTTGACTGGTCATTTGAGGATGTTGTTCATGAATATTCCGGATGGCAGCAGGACTGGGTGAAATCAGGCTGCTCTGTGTTAATGAAAGGCGGATTTTTTGCGAGAAATTATGATTACCACCCTAAGACTTATGAAGGCAGGCTGATGATCTGGCAGCCTGAGAACGGTTATGCTTCAATTGGTGTTGCAGGGAGAATGATTGGACGAATTGACGGCATGAATGAAAAGGGGCTTTGTGTTGGATTTCATTTTGTAAATCGCAAAAATCCCGGTGAAGGATTCACCTGTTCAGTTATTGCACGGTTTTTACTGGACCGATGCGCAACAACTGATGAAGCCGTCCAGATGTTAAAAGAAATTCCTCATCGCCATGCATTTAACTATACGCTATATGATGCATCAGGTAACCGGGCGATTGTAGAAGCCTCTGCACTGGGTGTAGCAGTCAGGAAGCAGACAAATGACTACGCATGTACAAACCATTTTGAAACGGATGAAAAACTGCAGGAAAACCGCTATCAGCTGACAGAATCTAAGACAAGACTTGAGAATATTTTTGCCCAGTCTCAAACGACTGACAGTCCGCTTGAAGCCTTTTACCGTTTTAATAACCCTGACTATGGCATTTTCAAAAAAAACTATGGCAGCTGGTCAGGTACAATTCATACAGTTGTATATGATCCGGTCAACCTGAAAGCGATATTTGGAGCAGGTGAAAATGCTACACCCCTAGTCATTTCTTTTAAAGACTGGCTTGCAGGCGAAAGATATCCTGTAACGAAAATATTTGGACAGGTAGATACAAACGAGCGGTTCAGTCACGTGAACAGAAGTTCTTAA
- a CDS encoding membrane protein, which produces MSELAKSKWFRFGFGLITILIIIYLLSLVEFIFTPIVIIVTTLFAPIAIAGVLYYLLRPIVNFASKYLPRGISILLIYLAGIGLIVGLFFLIGPPLSRQFNSLVDNIPSIFNELSTVTMNLIQSDWFKNLQEQQDFSIQDITDRIAGTLQGSLDSIGSNLMSIIGVITNIAIVLVTIPFVLFYMLKDGQKLPEQFLRFTPEEFRPEGRKVLQDMDVALSSYIQGQIIVSFCVGVLLYIGYLIIGLEYTIVLALVAMLTNVIPFVGPFIGTIPAVVVGFIQSPFTALLVILVVIAAQQIESNLISPQVMGKKLQVHPLTIIFLLLVAGSFGGLLGLIMAVPTYAVGKAIVVNAYRFITIRKRYDDQRIKKSKMV; this is translated from the coding sequence TTGAGTGAATTAGCAAAGTCAAAATGGTTTCGTTTTGGTTTTGGCTTGATTACCATTTTAATCATTATTTATTTACTATCGTTAGTTGAGTTTATCTTTACCCCGATCGTTATTATCGTGACGACCCTCTTTGCGCCAATTGCAATTGCAGGTGTACTTTACTATCTATTGAGGCCAATTGTCAATTTTGCTTCAAAATATTTACCGCGTGGCATTTCAATTCTGTTGATCTATCTTGCAGGAATTGGATTAATTGTTGGCCTGTTCTTTTTAATCGGACCTCCGCTTTCAAGGCAGTTCAACTCACTTGTAGATAATATCCCTTCAATTTTTAATGAACTATCTACGGTGACGATGAATTTAATTCAGTCCGACTGGTTTAAAAACCTTCAGGAGCAGCAGGACTTTTCAATTCAGGATATTACTGACCGTATAGCAGGCACGCTTCAGGGATCTCTTGATTCAATCGGGTCTAACCTGATGTCCATTATTGGGGTAATCACTAATATCGCGATTGTCCTTGTGACGATTCCTTTTGTATTGTTTTATATGTTAAAGGATGGGCAAAAGCTTCCTGAACAATTTCTTCGCTTTACGCCGGAAGAATTCCGTCCTGAAGGAAGAAAAGTATTGCAGGATATGGACGTTGCACTAAGTTCTTATATTCAGGGTCAGATCATCGTCAGCTTTTGTGTTGGGGTCCTACTCTATATTGGTTATTTGATTATTGGACTTGAATATACGATTGTACTTGCACTGGTTGCGATGCTTACCAATGTTATACCATTTGTCGGTCCATTTATCGGGACAATCCCTGCAGTTGTTGTAGGGTTTATACAATCACCATTTACAGCGCTGCTTGTCATACTAGTCGTCATTGCAGCACAGCAGATTGAGAGTAATCTGATCTCTCCTCAGGTGATGGGGAAAAAACTGCAGGTTCACCCGCTCACGATCATCTTTTTATTATTAGTGGCAGGAAGCTTTGGCGGACTGCTCGGCTTAATCATGGCTGTACCGACTTATGCTGTCGGTAAGGCAATTGTGGTTAACGCCTACAGGTTTATTACGATCAGAAAGCGATATGATGACCAGCGAATTAAAAAGAGTAAAATGGTATAA
- a CDS encoding PhoB family transcriptional regulator, whose translation MENRILVIEDEKNLARFIELELKYEGYEVITELDGRDGLNRALSEPFNLILLDLMLPSLSGMEICRRIRQSKDLPIIMITAKDGVMDRVSGLDSGADDYIVKPFAIEELLARIRALMRRTGHDSKDKLTHKDLTLNTKSYQVDKAGRALTLTKKEFDLLKMLLDNKDIVLTRDRIIEKVWGYDADAETNVVDVYIRHLRNKIDAEHPSAYIETVRGTGYVIRS comes from the coding sequence ATGGAAAATCGGATACTTGTGATTGAAGATGAGAAAAATCTTGCCAGATTTATCGAACTCGAACTGAAATATGAAGGATATGAAGTTATCACAGAACTTGATGGAAGAGATGGCCTGAACAGGGCTTTAAGCGAGCCTTTCAACCTGATCTTACTCGACCTCATGCTCCCGTCGCTAAGTGGGATGGAGATTTGCAGAAGAATTCGTCAATCGAAGGATTTGCCTATCATTATGATCACAGCTAAAGATGGTGTAATGGACCGTGTATCCGGCCTCGATAGCGGAGCTGATGATTATATTGTAAAGCCTTTTGCAATCGAAGAATTACTGGCAAGAATACGGGCATTAATGAGGCGTACCGGTCACGATTCAAAAGACAAACTGACCCATAAAGACCTTACGCTGAACACAAAATCATATCAGGTTGATAAAGCTGGAAGAGCACTTACACTGACGAAGAAAGAGTTTGACCTGTTAAAAATGCTGCTCGACAACAAAGATATTGTTCTCACACGTGATCGTATCATAGAAAAAGTATGGGGGTACGATGCGGATGCAGAAACAAATGTAGTTGACGTCTATATTAGACATCTCCGTAATAAGATCGATGCCGAACATCCATCAGCTTATATTGAGACAGTTCGCGGCACCGGGTATGTGATCAGGTCATGA